One Alicyclobacillus acidoterrestris DNA window includes the following coding sequences:
- the alaS gene encoding alanine--tRNA ligase, which produces MKPLSGQQIRRLFKEFYAERGHSIFPSASLVPHDDPTLLWINAGMAPLKPYFDGREIPENPRIVNSQKCIRTNDIEEVGHTARHQTFFEMLGNFSFGDYFKREAITWAWTFLTEVLELDGERLSVTIHVNDDEAFDIWHKEVGLPEARIYRGEEDNFWEIGEGPCGPCSEIFYDRGEQFGCGSDTCQPGCDCDRYLEIWNLVFTQYNKGADGEYTPLPKKNIDTGSGLERLASVLQDVPNNFETDLFRPIIDKTGELAGRRYGERSEDDVHFKIVADHLRTVAFAIGDGVLPGNEGRSYIIRRLLRRAVRSGRRLGIEKPFMYQLVDVVDEIMGADYPEIREKRQLISRVVKTEEERFHETLIEGEALLADVIGSLQATGKTVISGDDAFKLYDTYGFPIDLTIEIASESGFTVDRDGFEQALEAQRERARAARHTNEGMSSQRGVLETFTTPSTFVGYGQLTVDAEIIGLVRDGDWIDGAGVGDEIQVILDTTPFYAESGGQVADKGEMVGPAGRAEVLDVKKAPHGQNVHTVRVVDGTLHQGDAVRAVVDASLRKDTVKNHTATHLLHKALREVLGTHVAQAGSLVEPERLRFDFSHFGPLTEEELRDVETRVNAAIWRDDAVVIEEMDIDAAKAMGAMALFGEKYGNRVRVVQAGDYSIELCGGCHVERTGLIGQFLIVSETGIGSGTRRIEAVTGRHAYALATARKQIIEQAASLLKAGESNLVDRISRTLDEVKQLERELDSAKARLNHARVGELKDRVETIAGVPVIRAALSDIDMDGLRQLADELKSDKPSYIVVLGSVHNERVQFVAAVSKDLQAQGFHAGQIVKEVAAVAGGGGGGRPDMAQAGAKDPDKLPAAIEKVEEIVSSVAGNTRA; this is translated from the coding sequence ATGAAGCCATTATCCGGTCAACAAATTCGGCGGCTGTTCAAGGAATTTTACGCTGAGCGCGGGCACAGCATCTTTCCAAGCGCGAGCCTCGTTCCGCACGATGACCCGACGCTACTTTGGATCAACGCCGGCATGGCGCCCCTGAAACCTTATTTCGATGGGCGCGAGATCCCGGAGAATCCGCGGATTGTCAATTCACAAAAATGTATTCGCACCAACGACATCGAAGAGGTCGGGCACACGGCGCGCCACCAGACGTTCTTTGAGATGTTGGGAAACTTCTCGTTTGGCGATTACTTTAAGCGGGAGGCTATCACCTGGGCGTGGACGTTTTTGACGGAAGTATTGGAACTCGACGGGGAACGCCTGTCGGTCACCATTCACGTCAACGACGACGAGGCCTTTGACATTTGGCACAAAGAAGTCGGACTGCCTGAGGCGCGGATTTACCGCGGCGAGGAAGATAACTTCTGGGAGATTGGCGAAGGGCCGTGTGGGCCGTGTTCGGAGATTTTTTACGATCGCGGCGAGCAGTTCGGCTGCGGCTCTGACACGTGTCAACCTGGCTGCGACTGCGACCGGTACCTGGAAATCTGGAATCTCGTGTTTACGCAGTACAACAAGGGGGCGGATGGCGAGTACACGCCGCTGCCGAAGAAGAACATCGACACCGGCAGTGGGTTGGAGCGCTTGGCTTCCGTGCTGCAGGATGTCCCAAATAACTTTGAGACGGATTTGTTCCGCCCGATTATCGACAAAACTGGAGAACTGGCAGGCCGCAGGTACGGGGAGCGCTCGGAGGACGACGTGCACTTTAAAATCGTAGCGGATCACCTTCGCACGGTCGCATTCGCGATTGGCGATGGCGTGTTGCCGGGCAATGAGGGACGCAGCTACATTATTCGCCGCCTTCTCCGTCGCGCCGTTCGCAGCGGTCGTCGCTTGGGCATTGAGAAGCCGTTTATGTATCAGCTCGTCGATGTGGTGGACGAGATTATGGGCGCGGATTACCCCGAAATTCGCGAGAAGCGCCAGTTGATTTCCCGCGTGGTGAAGACCGAGGAAGAGCGGTTCCACGAGACGCTGATCGAAGGGGAGGCATTGTTGGCCGATGTGATTGGCTCCCTGCAAGCGACGGGTAAGACGGTCATCTCCGGGGATGACGCGTTTAAGTTGTACGATACCTACGGATTCCCTATCGACTTGACGATTGAAATCGCGAGCGAGTCTGGGTTCACGGTCGATCGCGATGGATTCGAACAGGCCCTCGAAGCACAGCGGGAACGCGCCCGCGCCGCCCGTCACACGAACGAGGGAATGAGCAGTCAGCGCGGCGTACTGGAGACGTTTACCACGCCGTCGACGTTCGTCGGTTACGGGCAGCTCACGGTCGACGCCGAAATTATCGGCTTGGTCCGGGATGGCGACTGGATTGACGGTGCGGGTGTCGGTGACGAGATACAGGTCATTCTCGACACGACGCCGTTTTACGCGGAGAGTGGCGGTCAGGTCGCGGACAAAGGCGAAATGGTTGGGCCCGCCGGGCGCGCGGAGGTGCTTGATGTCAAGAAGGCGCCGCATGGGCAAAACGTGCATACTGTGCGCGTCGTGGATGGGACGCTGCACCAGGGCGACGCGGTTCGTGCAGTCGTCGATGCTTCACTGCGCAAGGACACCGTGAAAAACCATACGGCGACACACTTGCTGCACAAGGCGCTACGGGAAGTGTTGGGGACGCACGTGGCGCAGGCGGGATCGCTTGTTGAGCCAGAACGGTTGCGCTTTGACTTCTCGCACTTCGGGCCGCTGACGGAGGAAGAGTTGCGGGACGTCGAGACGCGCGTGAACGCTGCGATTTGGCGCGACGACGCCGTGGTCATCGAGGAAATGGATATCGACGCGGCGAAGGCGATGGGCGCGATGGCGCTGTTTGGCGAGAAGTATGGCAATCGCGTGCGCGTCGTTCAGGCAGGCGATTACAGCATCGAGTTGTGTGGCGGTTGTCACGTTGAACGTACCGGTTTGATTGGCCAATTCCTGATTGTCTCGGAGACGGGCATTGGGTCGGGGACGCGCCGCATTGAGGCCGTTACGGGTCGCCATGCCTATGCGCTTGCGACAGCGCGCAAACAGATTATCGAACAGGCGGCATCGCTGCTCAAGGCGGGCGAGTCGAACCTGGTGGATAGAATCAGCCGGACGCTGGACGAGGTGAAGCAACTCGAGCGCGAACTCGACTCTGCGAAAGCTCGGCTCAATCACGCGCGCGTCGGAGAGTTGAAAGACCGCGTCGAGACGATTGCCGGTGTGCCGGTGATTCGGGCGGCGCTGTCGGACATCGACATGGATGGATTGCGCCAGTTGGCGGACGAGTTGAAATCGGACAAGCCTTCGTACATTGTTGTACTAGGATCCGTACACAATGAAAGAGTGCAATTTGTAGCTGCCGTTTCGAAAGACTTGCAAGCGCAAGGTTTTCATGCAGGACAAATCGTCAAGGAAGTGGCTGCTGTCGCCGGTGGCGGTGGTGGCGGACGCCCGGATATGGCACAAGCCGGTGCCAAGGATCCTGATAAATTGCCAGCGGCCATCGAAAAAGTTGAGGAGATTGTCTCGTCTGTCGCAGGAAACACAAGGGCTTAA
- a CDS encoding AI-2E family transporter translates to MWPTSRYFRATLSIFLTLLCVYLIGLLRGFFSDIWSVLSAVIYPFVASLIVSYVLQPLVDLLHRRRVPRGVAVLLIYCTFALIVTVAVLNTVPIITRQVTQLVTNMPGMVEQVNHWIDMVNSRKQYLPDTVRIGVENALNQVERNLVGWASDVFSFISSAVNILFIVALVPFLVFYMLKDGRSIGRGVVGLVPRGRRHDVQDLLISIDQTLGSYIRGQFLVMLALGILALIGYLIVGMPYALLLAIFLAVADIVPYLGPFIGAAPAVLLAFTVSPAMVIKVLIVNVIVQQCEGNLISPQIMGRTLKLHPMAIVAALLIGGELGGLLGLVVAIPLLAVLKVVWTHLRAARDNSDDD, encoded by the coding sequence ATGTGGCCGACGAGCCGTTATTTCCGGGCGACATTGTCCATTTTTTTGACGTTATTGTGCGTGTATTTGATAGGTCTCTTACGTGGGTTCTTCTCGGATATCTGGAGTGTGCTGAGCGCGGTCATTTACCCGTTCGTCGCCTCGCTCATTGTCAGTTACGTCTTGCAGCCTTTGGTCGATTTGCTGCATCGCCGCCGGGTGCCGCGCGGCGTCGCGGTGTTGCTTATCTATTGCACGTTTGCGCTCATTGTGACCGTGGCTGTTCTCAACACGGTTCCCATTATCACGCGACAGGTCACTCAATTGGTGACCAACATGCCCGGGATGGTTGAGCAGGTCAATCACTGGATAGACATGGTGAACAGCCGAAAACAATACCTCCCGGACACGGTCCGCATCGGCGTCGAGAACGCCCTGAATCAAGTCGAGCGCAACCTGGTTGGCTGGGCGTCTGATGTGTTCTCGTTTATCTCCAGCGCGGTGAATATCCTCTTTATTGTCGCGCTGGTTCCCTTTCTCGTGTTCTATATGCTCAAAGACGGCCGGTCGATTGGCCGCGGCGTCGTCGGATTGGTGCCGCGCGGGCGTCGCCACGATGTGCAGGACTTGCTGATAAGTATTGATCAGACCCTTGGCAGCTACATCCGTGGGCAGTTCTTGGTGATGTTGGCACTGGGGATTTTGGCGCTCATTGGTTATCTTATTGTCGGCATGCCGTACGCGCTGCTCCTCGCCATTTTTCTGGCGGTGGCCGACATCGTCCCGTATCTCGGGCCGTTTATCGGCGCGGCGCCGGCAGTGCTTTTGGCGTTTACGGTCAGCCCCGCGATGGTCATCAAGGTACTGATTGTCAACGTGATTGTGCAGCAGTGCGAGGGGAATTTGATTTCGCCGCAAATCATGGGGCGAACGCTCAAACTACACCCCATGGCCATTGTCGCCGCCCTCCTCATCGGTGGCGAACTCGGTGGGTTGCTTGGCCTTGTCGTGGCCATTCCGCTCTTGGCCGTCCTCAAAGTCGTATGGACGCACCTGCGGGCGGCACGCGACAACTCGGACGACGATTGA
- the crcB gene encoding fluoride efflux transporter CrcB: MAYIAVAIGGFLGAILRYGVSEWLGTLNGLNIATLISNWSGCLVLGWLNTISGQFLPLSPNVRLGIGTGFIGAFTTFSTFTIDAWKLYKNGQVLASLGYILLSIVGGLILSYFGYLLAKLHMHWLERGRGGMAR, translated from the coding sequence ATGGCATATATCGCTGTGGCGATAGGTGGGTTTCTCGGCGCCATTCTTCGTTATGGCGTAAGCGAGTGGCTGGGGACCCTGAATGGCCTCAATATTGCTACGCTCATCAGCAATTGGTCGGGGTGCCTCGTTCTGGGCTGGCTCAATACAATATCTGGTCAGTTCCTACCCTTGTCACCGAACGTCCGCCTGGGGATTGGGACAGGCTTCATTGGCGCATTCACGACCTTCTCCACATTTACAATCGACGCCTGGAAGCTGTATAAAAATGGACAAGTCCTCGCGTCACTCGGATACATCCTGCTCTCTATCGTCGGCGGCCTCATCCTGTCTTATTTTGGCTATCTACTCGCAAAGCTGCACATGCATTGGCTGGAACGCGGGCGTGGAGGTATGGCGCGATGA
- the crcB gene encoding fluoride efflux transporter CrcB, with translation MNWLLVGIGGIIGALLRYQVTRLINTRFDIQFPYPTLIINITGSFLLGWFTRDLHAYFPSLGSAPMLILGVGVCGAYTTFSTFSFEAVSLFREQRELTAIAYVLISCVGGFAASAIGLYGLPAAQ, from the coding sequence ATGAATTGGTTGCTTGTCGGAATCGGCGGCATTATCGGCGCACTCCTTCGCTATCAGGTGACGCGCTTGATCAACACCCGATTTGACATCCAGTTTCCGTACCCCACCCTCATCATCAACATTACCGGATCATTCTTACTCGGCTGGTTTACCCGCGACTTGCACGCCTATTTCCCAAGCCTCGGATCTGCCCCCATGCTGATACTTGGCGTCGGCGTCTGCGGCGCATACACGACGTTTTCGACGTTTTCGTTCGAAGCGGTCAGCCTCTTTCGCGAACAGCGCGAATTGACCGCCATCGCCTATGTACTCATCTCCTGTGTCGGTGGTTTTGCGGCTTCGGCAATCGGATTGTACGGTCTGCCCGCTGCCCAGTGA